A single genomic interval of Streptomyces sp. BA2 harbors:
- a CDS encoding MBL fold metallo-hydrolase has protein sequence MEQIELGDVTVTRVKEYYGPVGMTPGQFLPTAPEGAWRDNDAWHAPHFLDPRTNIVNSAVQSWILRSEGKTILVDTGVGNHKERPYSPVWSHLRTGFLADLGRAGVAPEDVDIVINTHLHVDHVGWNTRLEGRDWVPTFPNATYLLPKDDYDFWNPENGHKPLLGRGNQNVFEDSVAPVHQAGQVHLWHGDHRIDANLRLEAAPGHTPGSSVLTLAGGTDRAVFVGDMLHSPVQLVDPDHNSCFCEDPVGARATRRRILGWAADHNALVVPAHLGGHGAAEVERSGSAFAIKGWAPFTPYVRDGLVAKA, from the coding sequence CTGGAACAGATCGAACTCGGCGACGTTACCGTCACCCGCGTCAAGGAGTACTACGGCCCCGTCGGCATGACGCCCGGCCAATTCCTCCCCACCGCCCCGGAGGGCGCCTGGCGCGACAACGACGCCTGGCACGCGCCCCACTTCCTCGACCCGCGGACGAACATCGTCAACTCCGCGGTCCAGAGCTGGATCCTGCGCAGCGAAGGGAAGACCATCCTCGTCGACACCGGCGTCGGCAACCACAAGGAGCGCCCGTACTCCCCGGTGTGGAGCCACTTGCGCACCGGTTTCCTGGCCGACTTGGGGCGTGCCGGTGTCGCCCCTGAGGACGTCGACATCGTGATCAACACGCATCTGCACGTCGACCACGTCGGCTGGAACACCCGCCTGGAGGGCAGGGACTGGGTCCCCACCTTCCCGAACGCCACCTATCTGCTGCCCAAGGACGACTACGACTTCTGGAACCCCGAGAACGGTCACAAGCCGCTGCTCGGCCGCGGCAACCAGAACGTCTTCGAGGACAGCGTCGCCCCCGTGCATCAGGCGGGACAGGTGCACCTGTGGCATGGAGACCACCGGATCGACGCCAACCTGCGCCTCGAAGCGGCCCCCGGACACACCCCCGGATCCAGCGTGCTCACCCTCGCCGGCGGGACCGACCGGGCGGTCTTCGTCGGCGACATGCTGCATAGTCCCGTCCAGCTCGTCGATCCGGACCACAACAGCTGCTTCTGCGAGGACCCCGTCGGCGCCCGCGCCACGCGCCGTCGCATCCTGGGCTGGGCCGCGGACCACAACGCGCTCGTCGTTCCCGCGCACCTGGGAGGCCACGGCGCCGCCGAGGTCGAGCGCTCGGGCAGTGCGTTCGCCATCAAGGGGTGGGCTCCCTTCACTCCGTACGTGCGCGACGGGCTGGTGGCGAAGGCATGA
- a CDS encoding ABC transporter ATP-binding protein, which yields MIRFEQVSKRYPDGTMAVDDLSFEVAQGELVTLVGPSGCGKTTTMMMVNRLIEPTAGRIFVNDENIADVDPVRLRRRIGYVIQQVGLFPHRTILDNTATVPALIGWKKAKARARAAELLDLVGLDPKTYGSRYPEQLSGGQRQRVGVARALAADPPVLLMDEPFGAVDPVVREQLQDEFLRMQATVRKTVLLVTHDIEEAVRLGDRIAVYGQGRIEQYDTPGAVLGTPATPYVAGFVGSDRGLKRLSVTDIQPDDLEQPTVVRFDEPAAHAAARLREEDARWAVVLDTDGDLHGWVGIDEVALAGEGGRVGDLAHRMKAWVPVGAPLKQAFGVMLQHDAGWVAVLDGARFLGVLTPAKLHEALRRSVDADAQGVARDEVEFDSVADA from the coding sequence ATGATCCGGTTCGAGCAGGTGAGCAAGCGCTACCCGGACGGCACGATGGCCGTGGACGACCTGTCCTTCGAGGTCGCTCAGGGGGAACTGGTCACGCTCGTCGGGCCTTCCGGGTGCGGCAAGACGACCACGATGATGATGGTGAACCGCCTCATCGAACCGACCGCGGGCCGCATCTTCGTGAACGACGAGAACATCGCGGACGTCGACCCGGTCCGCCTGCGCCGCCGTATCGGCTATGTCATCCAGCAGGTGGGGCTCTTCCCGCACCGGACGATCCTCGACAACACGGCGACCGTCCCCGCGCTGATCGGCTGGAAGAAGGCGAAGGCGCGGGCTCGGGCGGCCGAGCTGCTCGACCTGGTGGGCCTCGACCCGAAGACGTACGGCTCCCGCTATCCCGAGCAGCTGTCGGGCGGGCAGCGCCAGCGCGTCGGCGTGGCACGTGCGCTGGCCGCCGATCCGCCCGTGCTCCTCATGGACGAGCCTTTCGGGGCGGTCGACCCGGTGGTGCGCGAGCAGTTGCAGGACGAGTTCCTGCGGATGCAGGCGACGGTCCGCAAGACGGTTCTCCTGGTCACGCACGACATCGAGGAGGCGGTCAGGCTCGGTGACCGGATCGCGGTGTACGGGCAGGGGCGCATCGAGCAGTACGACACGCCCGGTGCCGTGCTCGGCACTCCGGCGACGCCGTACGTCGCCGGGTTCGTGGGCTCCGACCGTGGCCTGAAGCGGCTCTCGGTCACCGACATCCAGCCGGACGACCTGGAGCAGCCGACGGTGGTGAGGTTCGACGAGCCCGCCGCGCACGCCGCGGCCCGGCTGCGCGAGGAGGACGCCCGCTGGGCCGTCGTCCTGGACACGGACGGAGATCTGCACGGCTGGGTCGGCATCGACGAGGTGGCCCTCGCCGGCGAGGGCGGCAGGGTCGGCGATCTGGCCCACCGTATGAAGGCGTGGGTCCCTGTGGGCGCCCCGCTCAAGCAGGCGTTCGGTGTGATGCTGCAGCACGACGCGGGCTGGGTCGCGGTCCTCGACGGTGCTCGCTTCCTCGGCGTGCTGACCCCGGCCAAGCTGCACGAGGCGCTGCGCCGCTCGGTGGACGCGGACGCGCAGGGCGTGGCTCGGGACGAGGTGGAGTTCGACTCGGTGGCCGACGCGTAG
- a CDS encoding ABC transporter permease produces the protein MNTISDAWQWLTDSAHWAGDDGIWHRLTQHLVLTVVCLILSCLIALPVALVLGHLGKGGALAVNISNVGRAVPTFAVLVLLLLTPIGRWSEGPTVVALVLFAVPPLLTNAYVGMRGVDRSVVQAARGMGMTGRQMLWRVELPLAMPLVLSGVRIAAVQLVATATIAALAGGGGLGRIITAGFNLASTPQVVAGAVLVAVFALIVEGLFEIGERLAPGGARGRGRTG, from the coding sequence ATGAACACCATCAGCGACGCCTGGCAGTGGCTCACCGACTCCGCGCACTGGGCGGGCGACGACGGCATCTGGCACCGGCTCACCCAGCACCTCGTCCTCACCGTGGTCTGCCTGATCCTGAGCTGTCTGATCGCGCTGCCGGTCGCGCTCGTCCTCGGCCATCTCGGCAAGGGCGGTGCCCTCGCGGTCAACATCTCCAACGTCGGCCGCGCGGTACCGACCTTCGCGGTTCTCGTCCTGCTGCTCCTCACCCCCATTGGACGGTGGAGCGAGGGCCCGACCGTCGTCGCGCTCGTCCTGTTCGCCGTGCCGCCGCTGCTCACCAACGCGTACGTCGGGATGCGCGGCGTCGACCGCAGCGTCGTACAGGCCGCGCGCGGCATGGGAATGACGGGGCGGCAGATGCTGTGGCGGGTCGAACTGCCGCTCGCGATGCCGCTGGTCCTCAGCGGGGTGCGGATCGCGGCCGTGCAGCTCGTGGCCACCGCCACGATCGCGGCACTCGCCGGCGGCGGAGGTCTCGGCCGGATCATCACGGCCGGCTTCAACCTCGCGAGCACCCCGCAGGTGGTGGCGGGCGCCGTGCTGGTCGCCGTGTTCGCCCTGATCGTCGAGGGGCTCTTCGAGATCGGCGAACGGCTCGCTCCCGGCGGGGCGCGGGGGAGAGGGCGGACGGGATGA
- a CDS encoding (Fe-S)-binding protein, with protein MRVALFLTCVNDTLYPDTGRAVVKLLTRLGVDVDFPMAQTCCGQAHYNTGYRHQAEPLARHFSDVFSSDEYDAIVTPSGSCGAMVRELYPRMGERARSEGRGDGLAATLAPVVPKTYELTEFLVDVLGVTDVGAYYPHTVTYHPTCHGLRSLGLGDRPTRLLQAVKGLELRALPGADECCGFGGTFAMKNSDVSSAMGTDKVRNAESTGADALCAADNSCLMHIGGTMSRLRSGLRPVHIAEILASTEEEPLS; from the coding sequence ATGCGTGTCGCTCTGTTCCTGACCTGTGTCAACGACACGTTGTATCCCGACACAGGCCGAGCAGTGGTGAAACTGCTGACCAGACTGGGAGTTGACGTCGACTTCCCGATGGCGCAGACCTGCTGCGGGCAGGCGCACTACAACACGGGTTACCGCCACCAGGCAGAGCCCCTCGCCCGTCATTTCTCCGATGTATTCAGCTCGGACGAGTACGACGCGATCGTGACACCGTCCGGATCGTGCGGCGCGATGGTCCGCGAGCTCTACCCCCGCATGGGAGAACGAGCCCGTTCGGAGGGCCGCGGTGACGGCCTGGCGGCGACGCTGGCGCCCGTCGTTCCCAAGACGTACGAACTCACCGAGTTCCTGGTGGACGTTCTTGGTGTGACCGACGTCGGGGCGTACTACCCGCACACGGTGACGTACCACCCGACCTGCCACGGCCTGCGCAGTCTCGGTCTGGGCGACCGGCCCACGCGACTGCTCCAGGCGGTCAAGGGCCTTGAACTGCGGGCGCTCCCCGGCGCGGACGAGTGCTGCGGCTTCGGCGGCACCTTCGCGATGAAGAACTCCGATGTCTCGTCGGCGATGGGCACGGACAAGGTGCGCAACGCCGAGTCGACCGGCGCCGACGCCCTGTGCGCGGCGGACAACTCCTGTCTGATGCACATCGGGGGCACGATGTCCCGCCTCAGGAGCGGCCTGCGCCCGGTCCACATCGCGGAGATCCTGGCGAGCACGGAAGAGGAGCCCCTGTCATGA
- a CDS encoding ABC transporter permease subunit has product MTAPPDDCLARNEWICGEYLSTRRQIIVDAVLQHLELTAVSILIALVIAVPLAVVARRWALAAGPVLALTTILYTIPSLAMFSLLLPVYGLSASLVVAGLVLYSLTLLVRNILAGLRAVPEDTRQAARGMGYGPIRLLLTVELPLALPAAMAGLRIATVSAVSLVTVGAIVGFGGLGNLIYTGMNTYFKAQVLTASVLCVVIAVLADLLLLGVQRILTPWTRAARS; this is encoded by the coding sequence GTGACCGCGCCCCCGGACGACTGCCTAGCGCGCAACGAGTGGATCTGCGGTGAGTATCTGAGCACCCGCCGCCAGATCATCGTCGACGCGGTCCTCCAGCATCTGGAGCTGACCGCCGTCTCCATCCTCATCGCGCTCGTCATCGCCGTACCGCTGGCCGTCGTCGCCCGCCGATGGGCCCTGGCGGCAGGGCCCGTCCTGGCGCTGACCACGATCCTCTACACGATCCCCTCGCTCGCGATGTTCTCGCTGCTGCTTCCCGTGTACGGCCTCTCCGCGTCCCTCGTCGTCGCGGGACTCGTCCTGTACTCCCTGACGCTGCTCGTCCGCAACATCCTGGCCGGACTGCGCGCCGTCCCCGAGGACACCCGGCAGGCCGCCCGCGGCATGGGCTACGGACCGATCCGGCTCCTCCTTACCGTCGAACTGCCGCTCGCGCTGCCCGCCGCCATGGCCGGCCTGCGCATCGCCACCGTCTCCGCGGTCTCCCTCGTCACGGTCGGCGCGATCGTCGGCTTCGGCGGGCTCGGCAACCTGATCTACACGGGCATGAACACCTACTTCAAGGCGCAGGTCCTGACCGCCTCCGTGCTGTGCGTCGTCATCGCCGTACTGGCCGATCTGCTGCTCCTCGGCGTGCAGCGGATCCTCACTCCGTGGACGAGGGCGGCCCGCTCATGA
- a CDS encoding rhamnulokinase, whose amino-acid sequence MPNPRSPHRFAAIDLGASSGRVMVAKAGRDTLTLHEAHRFPNHPVRTSGTLHWDILSLYNGILDGLRAAGSAGPLTSIGIDGWAVDYGLLDTDGALLGNPVHYRDTRTEGIAAKAWTTVPPTDLYAATGIQYAPFNTLYQLLAAQGSAQLATAERLLLIPDLLTYWLTGELGTELTNASTTQLMDPGTGDWSHEVATRLGIDPGLFPPLRHPGDPAGQLLPQVLDDTGLTSPTPVTTVASHDTASAVAAVPATTDDFAYICTGTWSLAGLELTTPIRTEESRKANFTNELGIDGTVRYLRNIMGLWLLQECLRTWNTGVSAPTLEALLIEAAAAPALRSLVDAADPAFLPPGNMPHRIAQACEATGQPAPGTPAETTRCILDSLALAHRRAIEDAQRLADRAVDVVHIVGGGARNALLCQLTADACGLPVVAGPAEAAALGNVLVQARAHGLISEGRHEMRALLARTQRLTRYEPTRDPASRAAWKEASQRVLP is encoded by the coding sequence ATGCCCAACCCCCGCTCACCCCACCGCTTCGCCGCCATCGACCTCGGCGCCTCCAGCGGCCGCGTCATGGTGGCGAAGGCCGGCCGCGACACCCTCACCCTCCACGAGGCGCACCGCTTCCCCAACCACCCCGTCCGCACCTCCGGCACCCTGCACTGGGACATCCTCTCCCTCTACAACGGAATCCTGGACGGCCTCCGCGCCGCAGGTTCTGCCGGCCCCCTCACCTCCATCGGGATCGACGGCTGGGCAGTCGACTACGGCCTGCTTGACACTGACGGCGCCCTCCTCGGCAACCCGGTTCACTACCGCGACACCCGCACCGAAGGCATCGCGGCCAAGGCATGGACGACCGTCCCTCCCACCGACCTTTACGCCGCGACAGGCATCCAGTACGCCCCCTTCAACACCCTGTACCAACTACTGGCCGCCCAAGGATCCGCCCAACTCGCCACCGCCGAACGCCTGTTGCTCATCCCGGACCTGCTGACCTACTGGCTGACAGGCGAACTCGGCACGGAGCTGACCAACGCCTCCACCACGCAGCTCATGGATCCCGGAACAGGCGACTGGTCGCACGAGGTAGCGACGCGCCTCGGCATCGACCCAGGTCTGTTCCCGCCCTTGCGGCACCCCGGCGATCCAGCGGGCCAACTGCTCCCCCAGGTCCTCGACGACACCGGCCTGACCTCGCCCACCCCCGTGACGACGGTCGCCTCGCACGACACCGCGTCAGCCGTCGCCGCCGTCCCCGCCACCACCGACGACTTCGCCTACATCTGCACCGGCACCTGGTCGCTGGCGGGGCTGGAGCTGACCACCCCCATCCGCACGGAGGAGAGCCGCAAAGCCAATTTCACCAATGAGCTGGGCATAGACGGCACGGTCCGCTACCTGCGCAACATCATGGGCCTCTGGCTGCTCCAGGAGTGCCTACGCACCTGGAACACCGGCGTCAGCGCCCCCACCCTGGAAGCACTGCTGATCGAAGCCGCCGCCGCCCCCGCCCTCCGCTCCCTCGTCGACGCCGCGGACCCCGCTTTCCTTCCCCCCGGCAACATGCCCCACCGCATCGCCCAAGCCTGCGAGGCCACGGGGCAGCCGGCCCCCGGCACCCCCGCCGAGACGACACGCTGCATCCTCGACTCCCTGGCCCTGGCCCACCGCCGGGCCATCGAGGACGCTCAACGCCTCGCGGACCGAGCCGTGGACGTGGTGCACATAGTCGGCGGCGGTGCCCGCAACGCGCTCCTGTGCCAACTGACCGCTGACGCCTGCGGGCTGCCCGTCGTCGCGGGGCCCGCGGAGGCGGCGGCGCTGGGCAACGTACTCGTGCAGGCCAGGGCGCACGGCCTGATAAGCGAAGGCCGCCACGAAATGCGGGCCTTGCTGGCCCGCACCCAGCGGCTGACTCGCTACGAGCCGACCCGCGACCCGGCAAGCCGGGCAGCATGGAAGGAGGCGTCCCAACGCGTCCTTCCATGA
- a CDS encoding LUD domain-containing protein yields MSSRDQILGRVRRALADVRDGEDPDGQKGDTHDAHDTYASAVPRDYLREHGTRTTDQTVDLLAENLADYRALVHRCADTELADVLMRLLAERGARTVLVPPGLPPYWLKASDATRVDDRATSTPRELDAVDSVVTGCAVAVAETGTIVLDGGPDQGRRRITLVPDHHICVVRVPDQVVSSVPQALERLDPACPLTWISGPSATSDIELDRVEGVHGPRTLEVVLVSGVRGPRLA; encoded by the coding sequence GTGAGCAGCAGGGACCAGATCCTGGGCCGCGTCCGGCGAGCGCTTGCCGACGTACGCGACGGCGAGGATCCCGATGGCCAGAAGGGCGACACCCACGACGCCCACGACACCTACGCGTCAGCCGTCCCCCGCGATTACCTGCGCGAGCACGGCACCCGCACCACCGACCAGACCGTCGACCTGCTCGCGGAGAACCTCGCCGACTATCGCGCGCTCGTGCACCGCTGCGCGGACACGGAGCTGGCGGATGTGCTCATGCGTCTGCTCGCGGAACGCGGCGCGCGCACCGTGCTCGTGCCGCCCGGTCTCCCGCCGTACTGGCTCAAGGCCTCCGACGCGACCCGTGTCGATGACCGTGCCACGAGCACTCCGCGTGAGCTCGACGCGGTCGACAGCGTCGTCACCGGCTGCGCGGTCGCCGTAGCCGAGACCGGCACGATCGTCCTGGACGGCGGCCCCGACCAGGGCCGGCGGCGGATCACGCTCGTCCCCGATCACCACATCTGTGTCGTACGGGTCCCGGACCAGGTGGTCTCCTCCGTGCCGCAGGCACTCGAACGGCTCGACCCGGCATGCCCGCTGACCTGGATCTCGGGACCGTCCGCCACCAGCGACATCGAACTGGACCGGGTGGAGGGCGTGCACGGCCCCCGCACCCTGGAGGTGGTGCTGGTGAGCGGAGTCCGAGGGCCGCGGTTAGCGTGA
- a CDS encoding SPW repeat protein, which yields MADVSHRGDIAAHPDVSEMRDRYARVLGGKDVALVDGPVFLTGLFCAISPWVVHFTTSQPVLTTHNLIMGIAIGLLGLGFTVAPARMYGLSWAMCAMGVWMIVSPWVVGTNPDAGVILTNIIIGGLTLLLGLVCIGAAAKEGRRVNTT from the coding sequence ATGGCCGACGTCTCACACAGGGGAGACATAGCCGCTCACCCTGACGTATCCGAAATGCGGGATCGATACGCCCGCGTACTCGGTGGTAAAGATGTGGCGCTCGTGGATGGACCTGTGTTCCTCACGGGTCTCTTCTGTGCCATCTCCCCGTGGGTGGTCCACTTCACCACCAGCCAGCCAGTCCTCACGACGCACAACCTCATCATGGGCATCGCGATCGGCCTGCTGGGCCTCGGATTCACCGTCGCGCCTGCCAGGATGTACGGCCTGAGCTGGGCCATGTGCGCCATGGGCGTATGGATGATCGTGTCGCCGTGGGTCGTCGGCACGAACCCTGACGCGGGCGTCATCCTCACCAACATCATCATCGGCGGCCTCACCCTCCTGTTGGGCCTCGTATGCATCGGCGCGGCGGCGAAGGAGGGCCGCAGGGTGAACACGACCTGA
- a CDS encoding LutB/LldF family L-lactate oxidation iron-sulfur protein, translated as MSGTSSVNGTSGTFVGMPAFPAFPTAAREAVGNKTLRANLRHATHTIRDKRARAVAELDDWAQLREAGKRIKDHTLSRLDHYLVQLEESVTAAGGTVHWAADADEANRIVTRLVQETGESEVVKVKSMATQEIGLNEALEEAGIHAYETDLAELIVQLGKDRPSHILVPAIHRNRGEIREIFAREMSEWGRPAPDNLTDTPAELAEAARLHLREKFLRAKVGVSGANFMVAETGTLVVVESEGNGRMCLTLPETLISVVGIEKIVPTWRDLEVFLQTLPRSSTAERMNPYTSMWTGTTDEDGPRDFHLVLLDNGRSDTLADEVGRQALRCIRCSACLNVCPVYERAGGHAYGSVYPGPIGAILSPQLRGTQSEIDASLPYASSLCGACYEVCPVAIDIPEVLVHLRERVVQGGEVTRHGSKVTLRPAKGHAAERAAMRAAGWAFGRPAALRAGQKLASGTRRIHPRTLPGPGRAWSGTRDLPKVPAEPFRDWWQRTNGGRSENPRKGGKK; from the coding sequence ATGAGCGGCACGAGCAGCGTGAACGGCACGAGCGGCACGTTCGTGGGCATGCCCGCCTTTCCCGCCTTCCCCACCGCGGCCCGCGAGGCCGTGGGCAACAAAACCCTGCGCGCCAATCTCCGCCACGCCACGCACACCATCCGCGACAAACGGGCCCGCGCCGTCGCCGAACTGGACGACTGGGCACAGCTGCGCGAGGCCGGAAAGCGGATCAAGGACCACACCCTCTCCCGACTCGACCACTATCTGGTCCAGTTGGAGGAGTCGGTCACGGCAGCGGGCGGCACCGTGCACTGGGCGGCCGACGCCGACGAGGCCAACCGCATCGTGACCCGCCTCGTCCAGGAGACCGGAGAGTCGGAGGTCGTCAAGGTCAAGTCGATGGCCACGCAGGAGATCGGCCTCAACGAAGCCCTCGAAGAGGCGGGCATCCACGCCTACGAGACCGACCTCGCCGAACTCATCGTCCAGCTGGGCAAGGACCGCCCCTCGCACATCCTCGTTCCCGCCATCCACCGCAACCGCGGCGAAATCCGCGAGATCTTCGCGCGCGAGATGAGCGAGTGGGGCCGCCCCGCCCCGGACAACCTCACCGACACCCCCGCCGAACTCGCCGAGGCCGCCCGTCTCCACCTCCGTGAGAAGTTCCTGCGCGCCAAGGTCGGCGTCTCCGGAGCGAACTTCATGGTCGCAGAGACGGGCACCCTGGTCGTCGTCGAGTCGGAGGGCAACGGCCGCATGTGCCTGACGCTCCCCGAGACGCTGATCTCGGTCGTCGGGATCGAGAAGATCGTGCCCACCTGGCGGGACCTCGAGGTCTTCCTCCAGACGCTCCCCCGCTCCTCGACGGCCGAGCGGATGAACCCGTACACGTCGATGTGGACCGGCACCACCGACGAGGACGGGCCGCGCGACTTCCACCTCGTGCTCCTCGACAACGGCCGCAGCGACACGCTCGCCGACGAGGTGGGCCGCCAGGCACTGCGCTGCATCCGCTGCTCGGCCTGCCTCAATGTCTGCCCCGTGTACGAACGGGCCGGCGGCCACGCGTACGGCTCGGTCTACCCCGGCCCCATCGGAGCGATCCTCAGCCCCCAACTCCGCGGCACCCAGAGCGAGATCGACGCCTCACTCCCCTACGCGTCCTCACTCTGCGGCGCCTGCTACGAGGTGTGCCCGGTGGCCATCGACATCCCCGAAGTCCTCGTCCACCTGCGGGAGCGGGTGGTCCAGGGCGGCGAAGTGACGCGGCACGGCTCGAAGGTGACCCTGCGGCCGGCGAAGGGGCACGCCGCGGAGCGGGCCGCGATGCGCGCGGCGGGCTGGGCGTTCGGCCGCCCGGCAGCGCTCCGGGCCGGACAGAAGCTGGCGTCCGGCACTCGGCGCATCCATCCGCGCACGCTTCCCGGACCGGGGCGGGCGTGGAGCGGGACGCGGGATCTGCCGAAGGTGCCCGCGGAGCCGTTCCGTGACTGGTGGCAGCGGACGAATGGCGGCCGGTCGGAGAACCCGCGGAAGGGCGGCAAGAAGTGA
- a CDS encoding ABC transporter substrate-binding protein: MRRRGVRVAAAGTALLLSGCSSGPSLETQGEVTAPPGDSHHLVVGSAGFTESDLLAQMYSLLLQKAGYGAEVLSVANRELYEPALESGQIDVVPEYAATFADWLNAKKNGADAKPVGSPDLDATMKALRGLATPRGLTVLDPGKAVDQNAFAVTASFAEQHRLKTLSDLGKSGLKVRLAAGDECVQRPYCEPGLKKVYGIDITSVDPKGVGTTQAKKAVQSGQDQMVLTTSTDATLDNFGLVLLKDDKKLQNADYIVPVVNRSRAGSEGVSKALGRLNSVLTTADLASMNEQVDSWRRLPQDVARTYLEEKGLL, translated from the coding sequence ATGAGGCGGCGCGGGGTACGGGTCGCCGCGGCGGGGACGGCGCTGCTCCTGTCCGGCTGCTCCTCGGGCCCGTCCCTGGAGACCCAGGGCGAGGTGACCGCCCCGCCCGGCGACAGTCATCACCTGGTCGTCGGTTCCGCGGGATTCACCGAGAGCGACCTGCTCGCCCAGATGTACTCGCTGCTCCTGCAGAAGGCCGGATACGGGGCGGAGGTCCTCTCCGTGGCCAACCGCGAGCTGTACGAACCCGCCCTGGAGTCCGGGCAGATCGACGTCGTCCCCGAGTACGCGGCGACGTTCGCGGACTGGCTGAACGCCAAGAAGAACGGCGCTGACGCGAAGCCGGTCGGCTCGCCCGACCTGGACGCCACCATGAAGGCCCTGCGCGGCCTCGCAACGCCGCGCGGCCTCACCGTCCTCGACCCGGGCAAGGCCGTGGACCAGAACGCCTTCGCGGTCACGGCGTCCTTCGCCGAGCAGCACCGCCTGAAAACACTGAGCGACCTCGGCAAGTCCGGCCTGAAGGTACGCCTCGCCGCGGGCGACGAATGCGTGCAACGCCCGTACTGCGAACCCGGCCTGAAGAAGGTCTACGGCATCGACATCACCTCCGTCGACCCCAAGGGCGTGGGCACGACACAGGCCAAGAAGGCCGTGCAGAGCGGGCAGGACCAGATGGTCCTGACCACGTCGACGGACGCCACGCTCGACAACTTCGGCCTCGTCCTGCTGAAGGACGACAAGAAACTCCAGAACGCCGACTACATCGTCCCGGTCGTCAACCGCTCCCGCGCGGGCAGCGAGGGCGTCTCGAAAGCACTCGGCCGCCTCAACTCCGTACTGACGACGGCGGACCTGGCGTCCATGAACGAACAGGTGGACAGCTGGCGACGGCTGCCGCAGGACGTGGCACGGACCTACCTGGAGGAGAAGGGGCTGCTGTAG
- a CDS encoding helix-turn-helix transcriptional regulator, translating into MSERGRLGDFLYARRSQLRPADVGLKDYGDRRRVAGLRREELALLAGVSASYYTRLEQGQSVGASPEILDAVARALCLDEAERRHLHDLADAGRRRTSARRPRAEQAGATTLHLLSTLESVPALVSGRRTDVLAWNRLGHALFAAHLSPESPQRAAERPNLARMLFLDPHTRALYADWTAKAKAVVENLRMVAGRHPDDTLLTSLIGELTVKSPEFAAMWTGHRVHPCDFARYEMRHPLVGTLTVTQQSLHLPQAEDQHLVLAVTEPGSPSREAVTLLGQAATADDHPRAEAERVDAERPEGRTHLHADRP; encoded by the coding sequence ATGAGCGAACGAGGCAGGCTCGGCGACTTCCTGTACGCGCGACGTTCCCAGCTGCGTCCCGCGGACGTCGGCCTGAAGGACTACGGCGACCGGCGGCGCGTGGCAGGGCTGCGCAGGGAAGAACTCGCACTGCTCGCCGGCGTCAGCGCCTCGTACTACACGAGACTGGAGCAGGGCCAGTCGGTCGGGGCCTCCCCGGAGATCCTGGATGCCGTCGCGCGGGCCCTCTGCCTCGACGAGGCGGAGCGCAGGCATCTGCACGACCTCGCCGACGCGGGCAGGAGGCGGACCTCGGCCCGCCGACCGCGGGCCGAGCAGGCGGGGGCCACCACGCTCCATCTGCTGAGCACCCTGGAGAGTGTTCCGGCGCTGGTCAGCGGCCGTCGCACCGACGTGCTCGCCTGGAACCGTCTGGGCCACGCGCTGTTCGCGGCGCACCTGAGCCCCGAAAGCCCCCAGCGGGCCGCCGAGCGACCCAACCTCGCCAGGATGCTCTTCCTCGACCCCCACACCCGTGCGCTGTACGCCGACTGGACGGCGAAGGCCAAGGCCGTCGTCGAGAATCTGCGGATGGTCGCAGGACGCCACCCCGACGACACGCTGCTGACCTCGCTCATCGGTGAACTCACCGTCAAGAGCCCCGAGTTCGCCGCCATGTGGACCGGCCACCGGGTGCACCCCTGCGACTTCGCCCGTTACGAGATGCGCCACCCCCTCGTCGGCACCCTCACCGTCACCCAGCAGAGCCTCCACCTTCCGCAGGCGGAGGACCAGCACCTGGTCCTCGCCGTCACGGAGCCCGGCTCACCGTCGAGGGAAGCGGTGACCCTCCTCGGGCAGGCCGCAACCGCCGACGACCACCCGCGTGCCGAGGCCGAGCGGGTCGACGCCGAACGGCCCGAAGGCCGCACCCACCTCCACGCGGACCGGCCCTAG